ACCGATGCGGTTCTAACTCTTTTCATTCTTCGCATCTTCCTTTATCCTATAGAATTTTGGCGCCGCGGTTTGGCTGGTATTTGGGTAGCCTTGCGTCAACATTACCACAGGCGGGATGGCAAACTGGGGAGATTGCTGACATTGACCATTTCCTGCTCACTTGACTATAGAATTTTATCAAGATTAACAACGCTTGTAAATCCGCAAGCCTGAGGCTGCTGACGAGAAAAAACGTCAAACTGTCGTTTCTTATAGTATTTGCCGCGCAGAATCCGCGTAAAATTAAAACCCGATATTTGGTGAAAGCTGTTCTTGCATTCGGCGAATAGTTGAAGTATGCTATTATCATTCGATATAAAAGAACAAATTAAACAAAAATGTAATACATAATTTTCTACAACCCCATCTCTTCGCCTGCTTAGTGCTCTTGGATCGATATTCCTTATACATTTAATATATATGATATATATTTTTTAAGGAGGATACTGAGCCATGATGATTACCTTGAACATGATCTATGAAAAACTGAAGTCAGACTGTCGATGCGAAAAAAACAGGAGTACTCTCTCCGACAACCCGCTCCAAGCTCCTCTCCTCTACACTAACGGACCCCTTTCCCTAGGGTGCGTGTATGTGGCGGACGCTGCCGAGCTTAAAGGGGAGGAACTGGACGGCATGGCGGTTGTCTGCGTGGGGACGCCCGCCTTTGATTACCTCCGAGTCTCCTTTGACCTGATTATTGTAGAGAATACTTATGATCTGAAGGCGCTCTTCAACCGCATACAGACCATTTTCCTCTCTTTGCTCTACTGGGACGCCCAGCTCAAACATATATCCCGGGATTCCATGGATATGCAGAAGCTGTTGGAGGAGAGTCGCAGGGAACTGGACTATTCCTTTGTTTTTTTGAACAATTTCTTGAAACCCATCGCTATTTGCGCCGATTCAAGTCTGGACGGCGTACCGGACAAAGTGCAGAGCGAGCTCGTTGCATCCGTTCTCCAGAACGATGCCGTGGAGGATGTGAGCAAGGCCCCCAACGCCCGCAGATTTGTTACCGCCCACAACAAGAGGGGACTCTATTACAACATTTACTATAACAGCGATTACCGGGGAAAGCTGCTGGCCTTATGCGACAGCTGCAGAGAGATCACCCGGGCAGACGAGTGCCTTTTTGAAAATATATGCCGTCATGCGGAAAAGATGTACGAGCTTTTTTCCAGCTCCTCAATGCGTATGCCCGGCTATGTGATGATGCAGCGGGTGATTCACGCCGTGCTGAGCGACAACTGCCAGTACGGCAACGCCGAGGTGTCTGAGGCCCTGAAATTTGCCAGATGGGGTGTAAACGACAGCTATGTGGTCTGCTTTATACCCTTCGGTGAGAACGGCAGCATACCCGTGCGGGCGGAGTATATCGTAACGCTGCTGGAGAACCGCTGGAGCGTCGCCCAGGGCGGCTATGCCTCCGGCATCGTGCTGGAGGACGGAATCGCGTGGATTGTAAACATCTCCCTGTCCGCGGAAGGGTATTTCGACGAGTTCCTGCCCGAATTCATCGACCTGGTGCGGGGCTTTAGCTTCCAGGCGGGCATGAGCGCGACGTGCCACGACTTTTTCTCCCTCCGCGCCTATCTTAAGCAGGCCGCCACCGCCATCAGGATCGGCTCCCGGATGGAACCCGGCGCGGTCTTCTACAGCTTTAAGAAATACGCGCTGGAACATATGCTCGACAGTGCCGTAGGCACCTTTAATGCGGAGGACGTGATCCATCCCAGCCTCATCACGCTGATGAACTACGACCGTGAGCACAACACGGAATTTTGCAAGACACTTCGAGTGTTCATTAAGTACAGTTACAACGTGCTTCAGGCCAGCAGCGAGCTTTTTATCCACCGCTCCACCTTCTCGGTGCGAATCAAGCGCATCGAGTCTCTCTGCCGGATCGATCTGGACGACGAGCGCACCCGGCTGCATATCCTCCTTTCCTTTTATATTCAGGAAAAGCTGGGCTGCATTCGGCAGCAATGCGGGGGCGACAGATAGTTAAGCCTTTATCTGCGCTTATGTATCGTCCGCATCTTATCCCGTTTTCGCAGGTGCCCTGATCTTTGGAAGGGCGCCGGCACCTGACTGAGGTCTCTTCAGTCATACGCTTCCCCCTGTGAGAGACGGCAGGACATGCCGCCGCCATAGGGGGCGTTTTTTTACATTTTCTTATTTGTTATTTGGATTTTAGAATTAAATTTCAGTCTAATCATGGTTTTACAGAAAAAAATAAGTCTGAAACTCTATATACACAACATTTTGATGAAAAGCGGCGTAACACTTCATTCACAATTCGGATTGTTTTTTAAAAAAATTCCAGTTATTATTGTTAGTTAGTGGTACTTTGTAACAGCATTATTCTTTATCCTAATGGCCTAATGAGAAAAGGAGGAGAAAGTTTAAATCACCTATAACCTTAAGAAACTAAGGAGTATCGGCGAGTTTCTGAACACAACAGTGCCCTTCACTCACCACATCTACTACTACAATATCTATTAAAATATTCATGATTTTGGGCATATCCAAACACTTCATTTTTCATATTTACTAAATGAATATCCCATCACGGTGCCGGAAAATTTCTAAGCGGTTGTAAACAGTGGCAAGCATCTGTGGATACCACCGCCAATGATATCGTAAACATCGAATTCCGGGTTAGTACTGATCACATTCCGGAGCATAAGTCTGCGACCTTGGTCCCGCGAAGCCTAGCGAGATAAAAGGGCATTTCAGAGCTGTTCGGCCTTTAGCAGGTGTATTCCCTAACGGTTGGCGGTTCTATGGTCAAGTTCGGCATGCCACCATCGACGATGCAAAGAAGTGGTATAAAAAGATCCGCTTCCCGGACATCGAAGCCATTAACCGGGATTTTATGGCAAAGCTCAAGGCCCTTTTAGGAATGAAACCCGCATTTTAAGATGCTGCTCCCAGAAAGGCCTGTTCTGGCGTCTGATTTTCTTCATGCACTTTAGCGGACCAGCCATGGCCTATCTATCATGGCAAACACTCACCGTCTCCATCAAACTCATTTAAGGCTCTTTACCGTCAGAGCCCTATGGTCGTATGTGCCTTTAATATCCGCCGTTACAGAGGAAAACACTATACTCAAATATTAGATTTTAGGAGGATGTAACATGAATGAAGCACCAAAACTGACGAACCTGCATATTAATACTTATGCGCTGTCCAACAGTTTAAACTCAATGGCCTTCACTGTACCCATGACGTTTCTGACCTTATTTATGACAGACTACTTAAGAATTAGCCCCGTGGCTATCGGCACCGGTATGCTTATCGCCAAAACTGTTGACTTCTTAGTCGGACTCATTGCGGGCATTTTTATTGAGCAGAGCAACATGAAGAAAGGCAAATATCTCTCGTGGATACGTCTTTTAACCATCACACTTTTCTTTGGTAACATTGTTCAGATGATAGACACATCTTCTTTTATCAGCAATGCCACCGTACGTTTGGCTATCGTCATGATATTCTATATGATGTTCCACTGCTCCATGAACTTCTATGCCACCTCCCGTGCGGCAATGATTCCTAAGATGGCCGGACACAACATGGAGGACCGTAAAAAGATTACCGCCCGTCAGGGCCAGTTTGCAGCCGCAACTGCCATTATAACCTCGGCTGTGACCCTTCCCGCTGTTCAGCTTGTTCAGAATATCACCGGCTCAGCATCCCTTGGCTACTTCATAGTTGCTGCTGTATTTTCTGTCGCCTTCGCCACTGTCAACTTAATCTTTGTCAAGATAGCAGCTCCCTTTGATCCACCCCAGGCGTCCGTTGCTTCTGTGCGCAAGCCTCCAACTGTCGGACAGATGGTTACTTCCGTTGTCACCAATAAGCAGATGCTTGTTCTTTTCTTCGGCTTCACTGCCTTCACCATCGGCACACAGCTTTACGCCGGCATCACCGCTTATTATTTCCGTGTGACCGGTACCTTTGCTTTCATGACCGTGGCAATGACCGCCCGCTCAATATGTGCCCTTCTTGCCAGCCTAGTTGCTCCGGCTCTCGGCCGCAAGATTGGAAAGAAAGGTTCTCTGATTTTCGGATGGTTCATTTATGCCTTAAGCACCATCTCGATTTGGGCCTTTGGTATTAATTCTGATGGCAGCGCAAACCTGGTTGTTATGACCGTCGCCATGTGCCTATGCCAGGGTGCAATGTACATCTATACCGTATTCACTGCCAACTACTACCTTGACTGCGGAGAGTACGGCTACTATGATACCGGCATTGACAACCGTACCATGGCTCTTACCGTCATGAACTGGCCCACTAAAATAGGCTTTGCATTGGGCGGCTCCCTTGTAGGATACTGTTTAGCATGGTCCGGCTATATTGCCCCCACCGCAACTACTGCAGCTACCTTCACCTACATGAACCGCTTCACGATGTCAATCGGATTAATACCCGGTATATGTATGTTAATCGGTGCCACTATCATTCTGGTCGCCTACAAGCTGACTGACACTCAGGCTGCCGAATACGCAAAGCTCAACGCTGAACGTGAGGCTGGTGCTGCTGCCAAAGCCGCTAATTAAGTTTAGCATAGACAATTTTAAATATAATAAAATACCCATCAGTGCTATCCCTGCCGGTACAGCGACAGGGCAATTAGGCATCGGCTCTCTCACGGGACGCATGTCCGGTGCCATAGCCATCAGAGTGATGGACAATTCCATGTGTTTCTTATAGAGAAGGATTCGGAGCAATCTAAAAGACAATTATACGAGGATGCCGATTATCACAGGCATCCTCCTTTTGCATGTATTTAAACAGCCTGACCTTGATTCTAACCCGAAATTATTGCCGCAGCTCAAAGGAGTGGGCCTGATATGGATAAACTTGATTTCCGTATAAACTGCCATAGCTATGCCGGTCGGTGCGACACTATCCGCTCCGACTCCGCAACCGCATAAATCTGGTTTGCAGAGTCGGAAAGAAAACCCGGTATTCCGAAGTTTTTGAGCGCAAAGGAGAGTGGCATGTCTTGCCGCTTACTTTTTTGCCTAACCTGTCCTCGCCTCGTTTATTATGAATGGCAGCAGTCGCAGTAAGAATTCGGCCCCAGCTTCAGCAATTTGATACTTCGTATGGCTTTCATTTAAAAACGTAAAAACGCGTTGAAAAGCCGGCGGTATGGGCATGAACGCAGCAATACGCCGGTGCAAATAAAAGTTCAGGCAAATAATCTG
This genomic window from Oxobacter pfennigii contains:
- a CDS encoding PucR family transcriptional regulator, coding for MMITLNMIYEKLKSDCRCEKNRSTLSDNPLQAPLLYTNGPLSLGCVYVADAAELKGEELDGMAVVCVGTPAFDYLRVSFDLIIVENTYDLKALFNRIQTIFLSLLYWDAQLKHISRDSMDMQKLLEESRRELDYSFVFLNNFLKPIAICADSSLDGVPDKVQSELVASVLQNDAVEDVSKAPNARRFVTAHNKRGLYYNIYYNSDYRGKLLALCDSCREITRADECLFENICRHAEKMYELFSSSSMRMPGYVMMQRVIHAVLSDNCQYGNAEVSEALKFARWGVNDSYVVCFIPFGENGSIPVRAEYIVTLLENRWSVAQGGYASGIVLEDGIAWIVNISLSAEGYFDEFLPEFIDLVRGFSFQAGMSATCHDFFSLRAYLKQAATAIRIGSRMEPGAVFYSFKKYALEHMLDSAVGTFNAEDVIHPSLITLMNYDREHNTEFCKTLRVFIKYSYNVLQASSELFIHRSTFSVRIKRIESLCRIDLDDERTRLHILLSFYIQEKLGCIRQQCGGDR
- a CDS encoding MFS transporter — protein: MNEAPKLTNLHINTYALSNSLNSMAFTVPMTFLTLFMTDYLRISPVAIGTGMLIAKTVDFLVGLIAGIFIEQSNMKKGKYLSWIRLLTITLFFGNIVQMIDTSSFISNATVRLAIVMIFYMMFHCSMNFYATSRAAMIPKMAGHNMEDRKKITARQGQFAAATAIITSAVTLPAVQLVQNITGSASLGYFIVAAVFSVAFATVNLIFVKIAAPFDPPQASVASVRKPPTVGQMVTSVVTNKQMLVLFFGFTAFTIGTQLYAGITAYYFRVTGTFAFMTVAMTARSICALLASLVAPALGRKIGKKGSLIFGWFIYALSTISIWAFGINSDGSANLVVMTVAMCLCQGAMYIYTVFTANYYLDCGEYGYYDTGIDNRTMALTVMNWPTKIGFALGGSLVGYCLAWSGYIAPTATTAATFTYMNRFTMSIGLIPGICMLIGATIILVAYKLTDTQAAEYAKLNAEREAGAAAKAAN